A part of Synechococcus sp. KORDI-49 genomic DNA contains:
- a CDS encoding aldo/keto reductase, translated as MPVLSLGGMRFQQSWSDLPAEQITDASQTNLLLTLQRAVDHGFHHVETARHYGSSERQLGWALPDIPDPHRILQSKVPPRDDPKEFEDLLSLTFERLGRDRLELLAIHGINQPRHLDLALRSGGCLEVVRRWQKDGRIGHVGFSTHGPVDLIATACDSGAFDYVNLHWYYIRQDNSPALDAARRQDMGVFIISPTDKGGHLHSPSDRLLELCAPLHPIVFNDLFCLRDPRVHTISVGAARPSDLDRHLEAVQRLPDAAELIGPVHARLQAAALSSLGADWLSSWQVGLPSWQQTPGEINLPVLLWLHNLLEAWDLEQYARARYRLLGQGGHWFPGANADPLDADVSEQDLRSVLGTSPWRDRIPSLLRRLRDRLAGEPQRRLISV; from the coding sequence ATGCCCGTGCTCTCCCTCGGTGGCATGCGGTTTCAGCAGAGCTGGAGTGACCTGCCTGCTGAACAGATCACCGATGCCTCCCAGACCAATCTGCTGCTCACGCTTCAGCGGGCCGTGGACCATGGTTTTCACCATGTGGAGACCGCCCGCCATTACGGCAGCTCGGAACGGCAGCTCGGCTGGGCCTTGCCGGACATTCCCGATCCGCACCGCATCCTGCAGAGCAAGGTTCCACCGCGCGACGATCCCAAAGAGTTCGAGGATCTGCTCTCCCTCACCTTCGAGCGGCTGGGTCGCGATCGTCTGGAGCTGCTGGCCATCCATGGCATCAATCAACCGCGGCATCTCGATCTGGCGCTGCGTTCCGGGGGCTGTCTGGAGGTGGTGCGCCGCTGGCAGAAGGACGGCCGCATCGGTCATGTGGGGTTCTCCACCCATGGCCCCGTCGATCTGATCGCGACCGCCTGCGACAGCGGAGCGTTCGATTACGTCAACCTTCACTGGTATTACATCCGTCAGGACAACAGTCCGGCTCTCGACGCCGCCCGACGCCAGGACATGGGGGTGTTCATCATCAGCCCCACCGACAAGGGCGGCCATCTGCACAGCCCCTCGGATCGCCTGCTCGAACTCTGCGCTCCGCTGCACCCGATCGTCTTCAACGACCTCTTCTGCCTCCGTGACCCACGGGTGCACACCATCAGTGTCGGAGCCGCGCGTCCCTCCGATCTCGATCGGCACCTCGAAGCGGTGCAGAGGCTTCCGGATGCCGCCGAGCTGATCGGACCGGTGCATGCCCGGCTGCAGGCCGCCGCCCTCTCAAGCCTGGGTGCTGACTGGCTCTCCAGCTGGCAGGTGGGCCTGCCCAGCTGGCAGCAGACCCCCGGGGAGATCAATCTGCCCGTGCTGCTCTGGCTCCATAACCTGCTTGAGGCCTGGGATCTGGAGCAGTACGCCAGAGCGCGCTACCGACTCCTCGGCCAGGGGGGGCACTGGTTCCCCGGCGCCAACGCCGATCCCCTCGACGCGGATGTCAGCGAGCAGGACCTGCGCTCCGTGCTGGGGACGAGTCCCTGGCGTGATCGCATTCCCTCGTTGCTGCGGCGACTGCGTGATCGCCTCGCCGGTGAGCCGCAGCGTCGTCTGATCAGCGTCTGA
- a CDS encoding J domain-containing protein codes for MPETPSCHYARLGVSVRADPEQLRQAFRRQSKTLHPDTTALPAALAAQRFQQLRESYELLADPARRRLYDEQRLKRTIAPLAAAPDRRDSWQGIGERRPLSGGEWFSLVLLTLALLVCLVFGLGVAALQGRDWQVSPGWLTDEQTRDNAAAPPSHVRPATADHTAESALHPGA; via the coding sequence GTGCCGGAGACGCCCTCCTGTCACTACGCACGGCTCGGGGTGTCCGTCCGGGCCGATCCGGAACAGTTGCGCCAGGCCTTCCGTCGTCAGAGCAAAACTCTGCATCCGGACACCACAGCACTTCCCGCCGCGTTGGCCGCGCAGCGCTTTCAGCAGTTGCGTGAGTCGTATGAGCTGCTGGCGGATCCCGCGCGACGTCGCCTGTACGACGAACAGCGGCTGAAACGGACCATCGCTCCGCTGGCGGCCGCTCCGGACCGTCGGGACAGCTGGCAGGGGATCGGGGAGCGGCGTCCCCTCTCCGGCGGTGAGTGGTTCTCGCTGGTGCTGCTGACGCTGGCGCTGCTGGTGTGCCTCGTGTTCGGGCTCGGTGTGGCGGCCCTGCAGGGACGTGACTGGCAGGTCTCACCGGGCTGGCTCACGGATGAGCAGACTCGGGACAACGCCGCAGCCCCGCCATCGCATGTCAGACCTGCCACCGCAGACCACACCGCTGAATCAGCACTCCATCCGGGCGCTTGA
- a CDS encoding methyltransferase domain-containing protein — MNAAWSRRVLETFDASARRYDALATLQQAMALRLAEHCRRTDIVSGFWVDLGSGTGQLAEALEAIRPGQTVLRVDGSAAMLRQHPATAATERFDLSSGLPLWSRPPTLLASSFVLHWLPEPERQLRRWWNALAPGGVLALSVPIRGSFPQWHAAATAAGVPCTALPLPDGEQLLEAIPGSAIHLQRQLLFTQSASDPLRLLRPMAELGAGTTSAPQLSAAAWRRLLRAWPQAGGRSFRLSWRILLVLLRR; from the coding sequence ATGAACGCTGCCTGGAGCCGCAGGGTGCTGGAGACATTCGACGCTTCAGCACGCCGTTACGACGCTCTGGCGACATTGCAGCAGGCCATGGCCCTGCGCCTGGCGGAACATTGCCGACGCACCGACATCGTCAGCGGCTTCTGGGTGGATCTGGGCAGCGGCACCGGTCAGCTGGCCGAGGCTCTCGAAGCGATCCGACCGGGCCAGACCGTGCTGCGGGTGGACGGCAGCGCCGCCATGCTGCGCCAGCATCCCGCCACCGCCGCCACCGAACGGTTTGACCTGAGTTCAGGGCTGCCGCTCTGGTCACGACCACCGACGCTGCTGGCCTCCAGTTTTGTCCTGCACTGGCTGCCCGAGCCGGAACGACAGCTGCGGCGGTGGTGGAACGCTCTGGCTCCGGGGGGTGTCCTGGCCCTGAGCGTTCCGATCCGAGGCAGCTTCCCGCAATGGCATGCCGCAGCGACAGCAGCAGGGGTGCCCTGTACGGCGCTGCCGTTACCGGACGGTGAGCAACTGCTGGAAGCCATTCCTGGCTCGGCGATCCATCTCCAGCGTCAGTTGCTGTTCACGCAGAGTGCATCCGATCCCCTGCGACTGCTGCGACCGATGGCGGAACTCGGTGCCGGCACCACCTCCGCCCCGCAGCTTTCGGCCGCAGCCTGGCGGCGCCTGCTGAGGGCCTGGCCGCAGGCCGGCGGACGATCATTCAGGCTGAGCTGGCGGATCCTGCTGGTGCTGCTGCGCCGATGA
- a CDS encoding HEAT repeat domain-containing protein yields the protein MTDASPRDQGLAGLSLDPELLARELAAEQDGDPLDAIAIDDGEEHSLDAARACDQGLILLTQGHDQRLQGLQVFCEHRDPRAVPLLLPLLQRPCPVERMSAVYALGRNPSPPAVQPLLQLLQIDSNAYVRKAAAWSLGNYPDAPVLNPLMQALQTDVAAVRLWCPGSLAEAGSRSASKADPAAGQLLSSLRIDSEPVVRSNCIWALGRLHEQLVPPRQQEIVEAIVESLLQDSEASVRDEARTALEQLEDPGVIERLQALIEEGFLH from the coding sequence ATGACCGACGCCTCACCACGGGATCAGGGCCTCGCAGGCCTGTCGCTCGATCCGGAGCTGCTGGCCAGGGAGCTGGCGGCGGAACAGGACGGAGACCCGTTGGATGCGATCGCCATCGATGACGGAGAGGAACACTCGCTCGATGCGGCCAGGGCCTGTGATCAGGGCCTGATCCTGCTCACGCAGGGTCACGATCAGCGGCTGCAGGGCCTGCAGGTGTTCTGTGAGCACCGCGACCCGAGGGCCGTGCCACTGCTGCTGCCCCTGTTGCAACGTCCCTGCCCGGTTGAGCGGATGAGCGCCGTCTATGCCTTAGGACGCAACCCTTCACCTCCGGCTGTGCAGCCGCTGCTGCAACTGCTTCAGATCGACAGCAACGCCTATGTCCGCAAGGCGGCGGCCTGGAGCCTGGGCAATTACCCCGACGCGCCGGTGCTGAATCCACTGATGCAGGCGCTGCAGACCGATGTGGCCGCGGTCCGTCTCTGGTGTCCGGGATCCCTGGCCGAGGCCGGCAGTCGCTCGGCATCCAAGGCGGATCCCGCCGCCGGTCAGTTGCTCAGCAGTCTGCGCATCGACAGCGAACCCGTGGTCCGCAGCAACTGCATCTGGGCCCTCGGGAGACTCCATGAGCAGCTGGTGCCTCCCCGTCAGCAGGAGATCGTTGAGGCCATCGTGGAATCCCTGTTGCAGGACAGCGAGGCGTCCGTGCGGGACGAAGCCCGCACGGCGCTCGAACAGCTGGAGGACCCGGGTGTCATCGAGCGGCTTCAGGCCCTGATCGAAGAAGGATTTCTCCACTGA
- the bioD gene encoding dethiobiotin synthase: protein MTSSPMRIVVCGTDTDVGKTVVSAWLVQGLQATYWKPVQSGLDEGSDRDRICQLLNLPPERWLREAYAFRRPLSPHWAAECDGAELDPACLGLPPCNGPLVVETAGGLMVPLNRSWLQIDQLQRWQLPVVLVARSGLGTLNHTLLSLEALRHRGIAVLGLILNGPPHADNPGTLEQFGGIPVLAQLPPLNPLDAHALDRQWRQQGLSTKFRQLLAPARS from the coding sequence ATGACGTCTTCCCCCATGCGGATCGTGGTCTGCGGCACAGACACCGACGTCGGCAAAACGGTGGTGAGCGCCTGGCTGGTGCAGGGGCTTCAGGCCACCTACTGGAAACCGGTGCAGAGCGGACTGGACGAAGGAAGTGACCGGGATCGGATCTGTCAGCTGCTGAACCTCCCACCCGAGCGATGGCTGCGCGAGGCGTACGCGTTCCGCCGGCCCCTGTCTCCCCACTGGGCGGCCGAATGCGACGGCGCGGAGCTCGATCCCGCCTGTCTCGGCCTGCCGCCCTGCAACGGCCCCCTGGTGGTGGAGACCGCCGGAGGGCTGATGGTGCCGCTCAACCGCTCCTGGCTGCAGATCGATCAGCTGCAGCGCTGGCAGCTGCCGGTGGTGCTCGTCGCCCGCAGTGGACTGGGAACGCTCAATCACACCCTGCTGAGCCTGGAGGCCCTGCGGCACCGGGGCATTGCCGTTCTCGGACTGATCCTCAACGGCCCTCCCCATGCCGACAATCCCGGCACCCTGGAGCAGTTCGGTGGAATCCCGGTGCTGGCGCAGCTGCCACCCCTGAATCCGCTCGATGCACACGCTCTGGACCGCCAGTGGCGGCAGCAGGGCCTCAGCACTAAATTCCGACAGCTTCTTGCTCCCGCTCGCTCATGA
- the bioA gene encoding adenosylmethionine--8-amino-7-oxononanoate transaminase encodes MTSAGPHTRHPNLWPPFTQLARSEPPRRVSRADGALLHLESGEPLIDAISSWWVTLHGHAHPDLAAAVHDQARTLEQVIFADFTHAPAERLAERLSAITGLQRLFFSDNGSTAVEVALKIACQWWANRGEARHQIVAFDGAYHGDTFGAMAVGERNLFSAPFEDKLFPVARVPWPATWWDDDAVEAREAEALAVLSRTLETPTAAVILEPLLQGAGGMAVVRPQFLKAVQRLVHDAGALLIADEVLTGFGRCGDWFASRRAGLQPDLMALSKGLTGGCLPMGVTMASERIFSAFIGSDPSLTLWHGHSFTANPLGCAVANASLDLLEVEPQRFLGFEARHRPHLQALSRHPRVDHCRLIGTLAAFDLAVEGTAGYLNPAGPTVKRIAMEAGVFLRPLGQVVYLLPPLCITDAQLEQCYAAIGKALDQL; translated from the coding sequence ATGACATCGGCGGGTCCACACACACGGCATCCCAACCTCTGGCCTCCCTTCACTCAGCTCGCCCGCAGCGAACCGCCGCGACGGGTCTCCAGGGCCGATGGAGCCCTGCTGCATCTCGAGTCCGGAGAACCACTGATCGATGCGATCAGCAGCTGGTGGGTGACGTTGCACGGCCATGCCCATCCCGACCTGGCGGCCGCCGTCCACGACCAGGCCAGGACACTTGAGCAAGTTATTTTCGCCGATTTCACCCACGCGCCGGCCGAACGGCTGGCGGAACGGCTGAGCGCGATCACCGGCCTGCAACGGCTCTTCTTCTCCGACAACGGCTCCACGGCGGTGGAGGTGGCGCTCAAGATCGCCTGTCAGTGGTGGGCCAATCGCGGCGAGGCGCGCCATCAGATCGTGGCCTTCGATGGGGCGTATCACGGCGACACCTTCGGGGCGATGGCCGTGGGAGAGCGCAATCTGTTCAGTGCACCGTTCGAGGACAAGCTCTTCCCGGTCGCCCGTGTGCCCTGGCCGGCCACCTGGTGGGACGACGATGCGGTGGAAGCGCGCGAAGCCGAGGCGCTGGCGGTGCTGAGCCGCACCCTGGAAACACCCACTGCAGCGGTGATCCTCGAGCCGCTGCTGCAGGGGGCCGGCGGCATGGCTGTGGTCCGTCCTCAGTTTCTCAAGGCGGTGCAGAGGCTGGTCCATGACGCCGGGGCGCTGCTGATCGCCGATGAGGTGCTGACCGGCTTCGGGCGATGCGGCGACTGGTTCGCCAGCCGGCGGGCCGGGCTGCAACCCGATCTGATGGCCCTGTCCAAGGGACTCACCGGCGGCTGCCTGCCGATGGGGGTCACCATGGCCAGCGAACGGATCTTCTCGGCCTTCATCGGCAGTGATCCTTCACTCACCCTCTGGCACGGCCACAGCTTCACCGCCAACCCCCTGGGCTGTGCGGTGGCCAATGCCAGCCTCGATCTGCTGGAGGTGGAGCCGCAGCGCTTCCTTGGATTCGAGGCCCGCCATCGCCCGCATCTGCAGGCACTGAGCCGGCACCCGCGCGTCGACCACTGCCGCCTGATCGGCACCCTGGCGGCCTTCGACCTTGCTGTGGAGGGAACAGCGGGCTACCTCAACCCCGCGGGGCCAACCGTCAAGCGCATCGCCATGGAAGCGGGCGTGTTCCTGCGGCCGCTCGGACAGGTGGTGTACCTGCTGCCTCCGCTGTGCATCACGGATGCGCAGTTGGAGCAGTGCTATGCAGCGATCGGCAAGGCCCTCGATCAGCTCTGA
- a CDS encoding DUF2997 domain-containing protein, with product MPQRTLRFTIRPDGRVEERVEGVAGEACQQLTESLEAALGTVERQEPTGEAFLQPEVQSQTLPAHLH from the coding sequence ATGCCCCAACGCACGCTCCGCTTCACCATCCGGCCTGACGGTCGGGTCGAAGAGCGGGTCGAAGGGGTGGCAGGAGAGGCGTGTCAGCAGCTCACCGAAAGTCTGGAGGCTGCCCTCGGAACTGTCGAACGGCAGGAACCCACAGGTGAGGCTTTTCTCCAGCCCGAAGTTCAGTCCCAGACCCTTCCCGCACACCTCCACTGA
- a CDS encoding ferredoxin: MTDPSLAFKAPSKLPDAPSGREPMLGGALRERAVWVDEAVCIGCRYCAHVATNTFVVEPSFGRSRAIRQDGDSSERIQEAIDTCPVDCIHWVPFEELDELRDQLACQHLQPLGMPSAVRKRRIKPRHTA; the protein is encoded by the coding sequence CTGACTGATCCATCTCTCGCCTTTAAGGCACCGTCCAAGCTCCCGGACGCCCCCAGCGGTCGCGAACCGATGCTGGGTGGAGCGTTGAGGGAGCGGGCGGTCTGGGTGGATGAGGCGGTGTGCATCGGTTGCCGCTACTGCGCCCATGTCGCCACCAACACCTTCGTGGTGGAGCCGAGTTTCGGGCGCTCCCGTGCCATCCGTCAGGACGGTGACAGCAGCGAGCGGATTCAGGAGGCGATCGACACCTGTCCGGTGGATTGCATCCATTGGGTTCCCTTCGAGGAACTCGATGAGCTGCGTGACCAGCTGGCCTGTCAGCACCTCCAGCCGCTGGGCATGCCTTCAGCGGTGCGCAAGCGTCGCATCAAGCCGAGACACACCGCGTGA
- a CDS encoding DUF1257 domain-containing protein, which produces MSHFSTVKTELRQIEPLVQALEDLGLAPEKGQRPVRGYRGQTVTADLAVTMDQGGDLGFRWNASTGAFELVTDLDLWKQRIPVERFLAQLTQRYALNTVLAASLREGFQVAEQTNAQDGSIELVVTRWDA; this is translated from the coding sequence ATGTCGCACTTCAGCACCGTCAAGACCGAATTGCGTCAGATCGAGCCCCTGGTTCAGGCCCTCGAGGATCTGGGTCTGGCTCCTGAGAAGGGTCAACGCCCGGTGCGCGGTTACCGGGGCCAGACCGTCACGGCGGATCTCGCGGTGACCATGGATCAGGGGGGCGACCTCGGCTTCCGATGGAATGCTTCGACCGGAGCCTTTGAGCTGGTGACCGATCTGGATCTCTGGAAGCAGCGGATTCCTGTTGAACGCTTCCTGGCGCAGCTCACCCAGCGCTATGCCCTCAACACCGTGCTGGCAGCTTCCCTGCGTGAAGGCTTTCAGGTGGCCGAGCAGACCAACGCCCAGGACGGCTCCATCGAGCTGGTTGTCACGCGCTGGGACGCCTGA
- a CDS encoding DUF3143 domain-containing protein: MSDLPPQTTPLNQHSIRALEQWLDSLGASRVDGDPCLWSLVTPEWTAELQLEREDLRVAWQRPDQADRVCSLPYGLSRADVEAAIQAGP; this comes from the coding sequence ATGTCAGACCTGCCACCGCAGACCACACCGCTGAATCAGCACTCCATCCGGGCGCTTGAGCAGTGGCTGGATTCCCTGGGGGCTTCGAGGGTTGATGGCGATCCCTGTCTCTGGTCGTTGGTCACGCCCGAGTGGACCGCAGAGCTGCAGCTGGAGAGGGAGGATCTGCGGGTGGCCTGGCAGCGCCCGGATCAGGCCGATCGCGTCTGCTCCCTCCCCTATGGCCTGTCGCGAGCGGATGTGGAGGCGGCGATCCAGGCCGGGCCCTGA
- the rsmG gene encoding 16S rRNA (guanine(527)-N(7))-methyltransferase RsmG → MPDPSNPGAELWQVLDWTPTPEQQQQFLTLQELLREWNGRVNLTRLVEGDDFWINQVFDSLWPLGRELQQADRPLNCIDVGTGGGFPGLAVAIALPHARLTLVDSVGRKTAAVAEMARSLGLSERVSVRTERVETTGRDRRCRGMFDLAMARAVAAAPVVAEYLVPLLQPSGQALLYRGQWSEADGRDLQGALRDLKARITEVQQQQLPGDRGIRHLLRLQQDGPCPSGFPRAVGVPGKLPLGS, encoded by the coding sequence ATGCCTGACCCCTCCAACCCGGGAGCGGAGCTCTGGCAGGTTCTGGACTGGACCCCCACGCCAGAGCAACAACAGCAGTTCCTGACGCTGCAGGAGCTGCTGCGGGAATGGAACGGCCGCGTCAATCTGACCCGGCTTGTGGAAGGCGATGACTTCTGGATCAACCAGGTCTTCGACAGCCTCTGGCCACTGGGCAGGGAGCTGCAGCAAGCCGACCGGCCGCTGAACTGCATCGATGTGGGCACCGGCGGAGGCTTCCCCGGCCTCGCCGTGGCGATCGCCCTTCCCCATGCGCGACTCACCCTGGTGGATTCGGTCGGGCGCAAGACGGCGGCCGTTGCGGAGATGGCCCGATCCCTCGGACTCTCGGAACGGGTGAGCGTGCGCACCGAGCGGGTCGAAACCACCGGACGAGACAGGCGCTGTCGAGGCATGTTCGACCTGGCCATGGCACGGGCGGTGGCCGCGGCACCGGTGGTGGCCGAGTATCTGGTGCCGCTGCTGCAACCGAGCGGCCAGGCCCTGCTGTACCGCGGTCAGTGGAGCGAGGCCGACGGCCGGGACCTGCAGGGGGCCCTGCGGGATCTGAAGGCGCGGATCACAGAGGTGCAACAGCAGCAGCTGCCAGGCGATCGGGGCATTCGCCACCTGCTGCGGCTGCAACAGGACGGTCCCTGCCCGTCAGGCTTCCCCCGCGCTGTGGGCGTGCCCGGCAAACTGCCGCTGGGGAGTTGA